From the genome of Candidatus Methylomirabilota bacterium, one region includes:
- a CDS encoding major capsid protein: MPTLDVFRADGFNTAALTEAILKAPYVPMRLGELGLFRSRGISVTTVQVEEKSGQLSLIQTSPRGAAPPDPLGQPKRTLRSFAVPHLAREATVNADEVQNVRAFGSETEVQVVQAMVDDRLSELRQMHEVTLERHRISAVQGTILDADGSTIYNLFTEFNVTQQTKDFVFGTATTDIRGTIIAAKRLAEAELGGLAVPEWHGFCGATWFDKLVSHATVTDAFKFQEGRVLGADLRYAGFTFGGVIWEEYRGAVVSPGGTSVAFIDTDQAYLVPMAAPSLFVVHYAPADFMETVNTIGLPIYAKQAPDPSGFNRFVALHTQSNPLALCLRPRSVIKCTRS, encoded by the coding sequence ATGCCCACCCTCGACGTGTTCCGGGCTGACGGCTTTAACACCGCCGCGCTCACCGAGGCAATTTTGAAGGCCCCCTACGTCCCCATGCGCCTCGGCGAGCTGGGGCTCTTCCGCTCGCGGGGCATCAGCGTGACGACCGTGCAGGTCGAGGAGAAGAGCGGGCAGCTCTCGCTGATCCAGACCTCGCCGCGGGGCGCGGCGCCGCCCGATCCCCTCGGCCAACCGAAGCGGACGCTGCGGAGCTTCGCCGTGCCCCACCTGGCGCGGGAGGCCACCGTCAACGCCGACGAGGTGCAGAACGTCCGGGCCTTCGGCAGCGAGACGGAGGTCCAGGTCGTCCAGGCGATGGTCGACGATCGGCTGTCCGAGCTGCGGCAGATGCACGAAGTGACGCTCGAGCGGCACCGCATCAGCGCGGTCCAGGGGACGATCCTCGATGCCGACGGCAGCACGATCTACAACCTCTTCACCGAGTTCAACGTCACCCAGCAGACCAAGGACTTCGTGTTCGGGACCGCGACCACCGATATCCGCGGGACCATCATCGCCGCGAAGCGCCTGGCCGAGGCCGAGCTGGGGGGCCTCGCGGTCCCGGAGTGGCACGGCTTCTGCGGGGCCACGTGGTTCGACAAGCTCGTGAGCCACGCCACCGTGACGGACGCCTTCAAGTTCCAGGAGGGCCGCGTCCTGGGCGCGGATCTCCGCTACGCCGGCTTCACGTTCGGCGGCGTCATCTGGGAGGAGTACCGCGGCGCCGTCGTCAGCCCGGGCGGGACGTCGGTGGCCTTCATCGACACCGATCAGGCCTACCTGGTGCCCATGGCCGCGCCGTCGCTGTTCGTCGTCCACTACGCGCCCGCCGACTTCATGGAGACGGTGAACACGATCGGACTCCCGATCTACGCCAAGCAGGCGCCGGACCCGAGCGGGTTCAATCGTTTTGTCGCTTTGCACACTCAGAGTAACCCTTTGGCCCTCTGCCTCCGGCCGCGCAGCGTGATCAAGTGCACCCGGAGCTGA